In Nocardioides sp. InS609-2, a single genomic region encodes these proteins:
- a CDS encoding TatD family hydrolase, whose product MTGSQDRPSRKRAATEEKSGATRDREKPPAPEPLPHPVVDNHCHLDIADGEWLDTVTAIEAARAVNVTRIVQIGCDLPGARWAVERAAEHDALIAGVALHPNEAPRLAAVDSLDEAMAEIERLAQTHDKVRAIGETGLDHFRTDADGLAAQEDSFRRHIDLAKRLDKTLVIHDRDAHDDVLRVIDAEGAPERWVMHCFSGDAAFARACLDRGAHLSFAGTVTFKNADAQRGALAMAPRDRLLVETDAPYLTPVPYRGRPNASYLVPHTMRAMAEVRGEDLGELCAAVDANTERAFGGPW is encoded by the coding sequence ATGACCGGTTCCCAGGATCGGCCCAGCCGCAAGCGCGCGGCCACCGAGGAGAAGTCGGGCGCCACGCGCGACCGCGAGAAGCCGCCGGCCCCGGAGCCGCTGCCGCACCCGGTCGTCGACAACCACTGCCACCTCGACATCGCCGACGGCGAGTGGCTCGACACCGTCACCGCGATCGAGGCAGCGCGAGCCGTCAACGTCACCCGGATCGTGCAGATCGGCTGCGACCTGCCGGGCGCCCGCTGGGCCGTCGAGAGGGCGGCCGAGCACGACGCCCTGATCGCCGGCGTAGCCCTGCACCCCAATGAGGCGCCCCGCCTCGCGGCCGTCGACAGCCTCGACGAGGCGATGGCCGAGATCGAGCGGCTGGCGCAGACCCACGACAAGGTGCGCGCGATCGGCGAGACCGGGCTCGACCACTTCCGCACCGATGCCGACGGGCTGGCCGCGCAGGAGGACAGCTTCCGCCGCCACATCGACCTGGCCAAGCGCCTCGACAAGACCCTGGTCATCCACGACCGCGACGCCCATGACGACGTGCTGCGCGTGATCGATGCCGAGGGTGCGCCCGAGCGCTGGGTCATGCACTGCTTCTCCGGCGACGCCGCCTTCGCCCGGGCCTGCCTCGACCGCGGCGCCCACCTCAGCTTCGCCGGCACGGTCACGTTCAAGAACGCCGACGCGCAGCGCGGGGCGCTGGCCATGGCGCCCCGGGACCGGCTCCTGGTCGAGACGGACGCGCCGTACCTGACGCCGGTGCCCTACCGCGGCCGGCCCAACGCGTCGTACCTGGTGCCGCACACGATGCGGGCGATGGCCGAGGTCCGCGGCGAGGATCTGGGGGAGCTGTGCGCCGCCGTCGACGCCAACACCGAGAGGGCGTTCGGCGGTCCCTGGTGA